The following proteins are encoded in a genomic region of Sparus aurata chromosome 23, fSpaAur1.1, whole genome shotgun sequence:
- the dexi gene encoding dexamethasone-induced protein homolog: MTHPIYAQLDSVESLLDELPYMFYLGLFFVNVLILYYAFLMEYIVLNVGIVFLPEDMDQALVDLGVLSDPASVPYDTDTELDVFEGYLE, encoded by the coding sequence atgACACATCCAATTTATGCCCAGCTAGATTCGGTAGAATCGCTGTTGGACGAGCTCCCATATATGTTTTATCTGGGCCTGTTCTTTGTGAACGTCCTGATCCTCTACTATGCCTTTCTGATGGAGTACATCGTCCTGAATGTGGGGATAGTGTTTCTGCCCGAGGACATGGACCAGGCGCTGGTGGACCTCGGGGTGCTGTCCGACCCGGCCTCTGTCCCCTATGACACGGACACGGAGCTAGATGTGTTTGAGGGGTAtcttgagtga
- the ciita gene encoding MHC class II transactivator isoform X2 encodes MQEVDQDPFVGPNLGSLQGAKMQEADLDPFTGLDLGDLPEDLTEFLNEDYLGKIMDPDELFAIFGDPLLNCEDQLDNCSDVPLPSELPSSDSSQQGQTGKASNRRKRPRVSRSQRCSEETTPSRPKRRKVAGRPKTNEAQAEPTVDQGADTGTTSPTPSAAEMAGLSTTPPRILHLHPSIQFITIPDSSGYQVVQTLRLSPSVIKLPLPSAAATPTYIFVPAASPPCKRQLPPLSPVDGAVAPVQMSSSPPGSLSDTASKAMSATCASPVSPSSEMSTCKDSPLPQSPIVFDIPQVVKDHIQEAKAHMSQTCQDMEAGLSLTSHYVDVQVSQRETFRSGKNTSKFLDKEMIIMGDTDRQKSFLRRGQIFEGPNGDKPKRYIVLLGNAGMGKTMLIRKLCLDWSRDCIPQFDFVFLLDGKALSLSEPTFSLQTLLLNISSFAPPCLDPEAVYAQILAAPKRVLIIFDGFDQLRDYETLLQTQEKDLITSLQRDSKAQTYTVRQLYSAILQRVLLPGCTLLLSTRPRGTATQLLRRADSFLEVCGFTPADIETYLSQYFTDPALRASALDNLKSCSYLHLFCWNPGVCRLVCMVLEQSKSSECLPQTLTGLCHQVLQLKIKEYSETVQAQGEPQTEISVEETTTQTCQKKARTTSRAQGNTRTQRARRAKKQEKEEEEDEEEMKSVGEEVYRIEDRELLSQLSSLAWDGVKANSSVLVPGRTISAKLKGFGHRTGLFLSYDLRTRQVVSSGETKGAEKEGREEMGRGIKGDGARKETDVGDDLILLWASPFLQSYLAGVHLSLSRTVTDRNFILSLPFQSGPKGRRRPQREELELTQRFAVGLLFHKRTELQRLDSCTETAFRDMVSNKQALVTKHLEGLSHGDLSPAQVLESCHYVYEASSTHGDGSRDSGSTRLVAHLATNLPEVLTFHGVPLNPSDVFAVQNILKIGGTEGRSFCLDLEDSGIQISGLRALVGLNNINTYRACIADVITLWEQLQQSSEEELQQGAVSKFKIHPLKATQVCHIEHLAKLVNIHMHKRLSNSPSQFDSILAEGVPAVTDLHKLEFELGPDNGILALPKLWELLPGLHNLQRLDLENCKVGDKGAEKLADALVSLRFLEILNLSQNCIGDQGVKKLATTLRDLPKLHCLSLYSNEISDVGAESLAAVLPHMTSLTDLDVKYNKLTDVGAQSLGVSLRNCKRMKTLRLWNQCIPYGVFERLQQQDSRILWH; translated from the exons GTGCCAAGATGCAGGAAGCTGATCTGGACCCATTCACTGGTCTTGACTTGGGAGATCTACCAG AGGATTTGACAGAATTCCTGAATGAGGATTATCTGGGGAAGATAATGG ACCCAGATGAGCTTTTTGCCATCTTTGGTGACCCTTTGTTGAATTGTGAAGATCAACTCGACAACTGCA GTGATGTTCCCTTGCCATCCGAGCTGCCCAGCTCAGACAGCAGCCAGCAGGGACAGACGGGCAAAGCGAGTAACAGGAGAAAAAGGCCCAGAG TTTCGCGGTCGCAACGGTGTTCTGAGGAGACCACGCCATCGAGGCCCAAAAGGCGAAAAGTAGCAG GTCGACCAAAAACCAATGAGGCACAAGCTGAGCCAACTGTTGACCAAG GTGCTGACACAGGAACAACAAGTCCAACACCGAGTGCAGCAGAGATGGCGGGCCTCTCCACAACTCCACCAAGAATCCTTcatctccatccctccattCAGTTTATCACCATCCCAGACTCTTCAGGCTATCAGGTTGTTCAGACACTAAGACTCTCCCCGTCGGTCATTAAACTTCCACTCCCCAGTGCAGCTGCTACACCTACTTACATATTTG TTCCTGCTGCTTCACCACCCTGCAAACGCCAATTGCCACCCCTCTCTCCCG TGGATGGTGCAGTAGCGCCAGTCCAAATGAGTTCATCCCCACCAGGATCTCTGTCAGACACTGCTAGCAAGGCCATGTCTGCCACTTGTGCCTCACCTGTCTCCCCTAGCAGTG AGATGTCTACATGTAAGGATTCGCCTCTTCCTCAGTCTCCCATTGTCTTTGACATTCCAC aGGTTGTAAAGGACCACATTCAGGAAGCCAAAGCACACATGAGTCAAACCTGCCAGGATATGGAGGCAGGCCTTAGCCTGACCTCTCATTACGTGGACGTCCAAGTGAGCCAGAGAGAGACATTTCGCTctggaaaaaacacaagcaaattcCTGGACAAAGAGATGATTATCATGGGAGATACAGATCGGCAAAAAAGCTTTTTGAGACGGGGACAG ATCTTCGAAGGCCCAAATGGAGACAAACCCAAACGCTACATAGTGCTTCTTGGCAATGCTGGCATGGGTAAAACCATGCTGATCAGAAAGCTGTGTCTTGACTGGTCCAGAGACTGTATCCCACAGTTTGACTTTGTCTTCTTACTAGACGGCAAAGCACTAAGTTTATCAGAGCCTACCTTTAGCCTACAGACCCTACTATTAAACATCTCCTCCTTTGCCCCTCCCTGCTTGGACCCAGAGGCAGTGTATGCTCAGATCCTTGCGGCCCCTAAGCGTGTGCTCATCATTTTTGATGGGTTTGACCAGTTGCGTGACTATGAAACTCTACTCCAGACTCAAGAAAAAGACTTGATCACATCCTTGCAGAGGGACAGTAAAGCACAGACATACACAGTAAGGCAGTTATACTCTGCCATCCTTCAAAGGGTCCTCCTTCCAGGCTGCACTCTTTTGCTCTCTACCCGACCAAGAGGCACTGCAACCCAGCTTCTCCGGCGGGCGGACAGCTTCTTGGAGGTGTGCGGCTTCACCCCCGCAGACATAGAGACATATTTGTCCCAGTACTTCACCGATCCTGCCCTCAGAGCATCTGCTTTGGACAACTTAAAAAGCTGCAGCTACCTACATCTCTTCTGCTGGAACCCTGGAGTATGTCGGTTGGTCTGCATGGTTTTAGAACAGTCTAAAAGTTCAGAGTGCCTACCGCAAACTTTAACTGGGCTCTGCCATCAAGTGCttcaactgaaaataaaagagtACAGTGAGACTGTGCAGGCACAGGGTGAACCTCAAACTGAAATATCTGTAGAGGAAACCACAACCCAGACATGTCAGAAGAAAGCTCGGACGACGTCCAGGGCACAGGGTAACACTCGCACCCAACGAGCAAGGAGGGCAAAGAaacaggagaaagaagaagaagaagatgaagaggagatgAAAAGTGTTGGCGAGGAAGTATATAGGATAGAGGACAGAGAGTTGCTGTCTCAACTGAGTTCCTTGGCCTGGGATGGCGTAAAAGCAAACTCCTCAGTGCTCGTCCCAGGACGGACTATATCTGCCAAACTCAAGGGATTCGGCCACAGGACAGGGCTTTTCCTTTCTTATGACTTGAGAACGAGGCAGGTTGTCTCAAGTGGTGAGACAAAGGGAGCAGAAAAAGAGGGTAGAGAAGAAATGGGAAGAGGAATAAAAGGAGACGGTGCGAGGAAGGAGACTGACGTTGGTGATGACCTCATCCTGTTGTGGGCCAGTCCTTTCCTTCAGAGTTACTTGGCGGGGGTCCATTTGTCTTTGTCAAG GACTGTAACAGATCGTAACTTCATCCTGAGTCTCCCATTCCAATCAGGCCCAAAGGGACGTCGGCGCCCTCAAAGGGAGGAGCTCGAGCTCACTCAGCGTTTTGCAGTCGGTCTTCTGTTTCACAAGaggacagagctgcagaggcttGACTCATGCACGGAGACTGCCTTTAGAGATATGGTTAGCAACAAGCAGGCTTTAGTAACAAAACACCTTGAAGGTCTTTCACATGGAGACCTGAGTCCTGCCCAGGTCCTGGAGTCTTGCCACTATGTTTATGAGGCAAGCTCCACCCATGGCGATGGCAGCAGAGACAGTGGCAGCACACGACTAGTTGCTCACCTTGCAACAAATCTTCCAGAAGTCCTGACATTTCATGGAGTTCCACTCAACCCATCAGACGTTTTCGCCGTGCAGAACATTCTCAAAATAGGGGGAACTGAAGGAAGAAGTTTTTGTTTGGATCTGGAGGATTCTGGGATACAGATCTCTGGACTCAGAGCTCTGGTGGGGctcaacaacatcaacacataCAG GGCCTGCATTGCCGATGTCATCACCTTGtgggagcagctgcagcagagtaGTGAAGAAGAGCTCCAGCAAGGGGCAGTGTCCAAATTCAAGATTCACCCCCTGAAAGCCACACAGGTGTGCCACATAGAGCACCTGGCAAAATTGGTGAACATACATATGCACAAGAGGCTGTCGAACAG TCCTAGCCAGTTTGACTCCATTTTGGCAGAGGGGGTACCAGCTGTCACAGACTTGCACAAGCTTGAGTTCGA GCTCGGTCCAGACAATGGTATCCTGGCTCTTCCCAAGTTGTGGGAGCTGCTGCCAGGTCTACATAACCTACAGCGCTTAGA TCTGGAGAACTGTAAGGTAGGGGACAAAGGAGCAGAGAAATTGGCTGATGCTTTGGTCTCACTCCGTTTCCTGGAGATACTCAA CCTGTCACAGAATTGCATTGGGGACCAGGGGGTGAAGAAACTGGCAACCACACTGAGAGATCTGCCCAAACTGCACTGTTTAAG tctttaCAGCAATGAGATTTCTGATGTAGGGGCAGAGAGTTTAGCAGCTGTCCTGCCACACATGACTTCCCTCACCGACCTGGA TGTCAAGTACAACAAGCTCACTGATGTGGGCGCACAGAGTCTGGGAGTCAGTCTGAGAAACTGCAAAAGAATGAAGACTTTGAG GCTGTGGAACCAGTGTATTCCGTACGGAGTGTTCGAGAGACTCCAGCAGCAGGACAGCCGCATCCTTTGGCATTAG